Proteins from a genomic interval of Lolium perenne isolate Kyuss_39 chromosome 1, Kyuss_2.0, whole genome shotgun sequence:
- the LOC127326994 gene encoding probable alpha,alpha-trehalose-phosphate synthase [UDP-forming] 7, with protein sequence MMSRSYTNLLDLAAGNFAALGPAGGGRRRSGSFGARRMPRVMTVPGTLSELDDEDDDRAATSSVASDVPSSAICERLIVVANQLPVVARRRADGRGWVFSWDDDSLLLRLRDGVPDDMEVLFIGTLRADVPAAEQDDVSQALIDGFRCAPVFLPPDLYDRFYQTFCKGYLWPLFHYMLPFASGPPPKDAPSRGGRFDRASWEAYVLANKHFFEKVVEVINPEDDYVWVHDYHLMALPTFLRRRFNRLRLGFFLHSPFPSSEIYRSLPVREEILRTMLNCDLIGFHTFDYARHFLSCCSRMLGIEYQSKRGYIGLDYFGRTVGIKIMPVGIHMGQLQSVLRLPEMQSKVAELRQQFEGKTVLLGMDDMDIFKGINLKLLAFEYMLKMHPKWQGRAVLVQIVNPARGKGKDIDFIRAEIQDSCDRINREFGNSGGYSPIVFIDQNVPSAVKLAYYTVAECVVVTAVRDGMNLTPYEYIVCRQGLPSSESAPEISGPRKSMLVVSEFIGCSPSLSGAIRVNPWNTEATAESLNEAISMSEREKQLRHEKHYRYVSTHDVAYWSRSFIQDLERACKDHFRKPCWGIGLGFGFRVVALDPNFAKLSFDSILMSYGRSKSRAIFLDYDGTLVPQASINQRPSEELVSIINTLCSDRNNIVFIVSGRSKASLASMFSSCPMLGIAAEHGYFLRWNRDEEWQISAQSPDVGWMQMAEPVMNLYTEATDGSYIETKETALVWHHRDADQGFASSQAKEMLDHLESVLVSEAVVVKSGQFIVEVKPQGVSKGLVAEKILTSMKEKGQQADFVLCIGDDRSDEDMFENIADAMKRSIVAPKTPLFACTVGQKPSKAKFYLDDTYEVVSMLSALAEASEPDPTDLADDLATSVSSLDIGDEQIQFGNSIEGS encoded by the exons ATGATGTCCAGGTCCTACACCAACCTGCTCGACCTCGCCGCGGGGAACTTCGCCGCGCTGGGCCccgccggcggcgggcggcgccgcTCGGGCTCCTTCGGGGCGCGCCGGATGCCGCGGGTGATGACGGTCCCCGGCACCCTCTCGGAGctcgacgacgaggacgacgaccgCGCCGCCACCAGCAGCGTCGCCTCCGACGTGCCCTCCTCCGCCATCTGCGAGCGCCTCATCGTCGTCGCCAACCAGCTCCCCGTCGTCGCGCGCCGCCGCGCCGACGGCCGCGGCTGggtcttctcctgggacgacgactcgctcctcctccgcctccgcgaCGGCGTGCCCGACGACATGGAGGTGCTCTTCATCGGCACGCTCCGCGCCGACGTGcccgccgccgagcaggacgacGTCTCGCAGGCCCTCATCGACGGCTTCCGCTGCGCGCCCGTCTTCCTCCCGCCCGACCTCTACGACCGCTTCTACCAGACCTTCTGCAAGGGCTACCTCTGGCCGCTCTTCCACTACATGCTGCCCTTCGCCTCCGGCCCGCCGCCCAAGGACGCCCCGTCCCGCGGCGGCCGCTTCGACCGCGCCTCCTGGGAGGCCTACGTGCTCGCCAACAAGCACTTCTTCGAGAAGGTGGTCGAGGTCATCAACCCGGAGGACGACTACGTCTGGGTCCACGACTACCACCTCATGGCGCTGCCCACCTTCCTCCGCCGCCGCTTCAACCGCCTCCGCCTCGGCTTTTTCCTCCACAGCCCATTCCCCTCCTCCGAGATATACCGCTCCCTGCCCGTCAGAGAGGAGATCCTCAGAACCATGCTCAACTGCGATCTCATCGGATTCCACACTTTCGACTACGCCAGGCACTTCCTCTCTTGCTGCAGCAGGATGCTCGGCATAGAGTACCAGTCCAAGCGTGGGTACATTGGCCTCGATTACTTTGGCCGCACCGTCGGGATCAAGATCATGCCCGTGGGGATCCATATGGGCCAGCTGCAGTCGGTGCTGCGTTTACCTGAAATGCAGAGCAAGGTCGCCGAGCTGCGGCAGCAGTTCGAGGGCAAGACCGTGTTGCTTGGTATGGATGACATGGATATATTCAAAGGCATCAATCTCAAGCTTCTTGCGTTCGAGTACATGCTGAAGATGCATCCCAAGTGGCAGGGGAGGGCTGTGCTGGTGCAGATAGTCAACCCGGCGCGTGGCAAGGGAAAGGATATCGACTTCATCCGGGCTGAGATTCAGGATAGCTGCGACAGGATTAACAGGGAGTTTGGCAACTCTGGGGGGTACAGCCCCATTGTTTTCATTGACCAGAATGTGCCAAGCGCGGTGAAGCTTGCCTATTACACGGTCGCTGAGTGCGTCGTGGTGACGGCTGTGAGGGACGGGATGAATTTGACCCCATATGAGTACATTGTCTGCCGCCAGGGATTACCTAGCTCCGAGTCCGCGCCAGAAATCAGTGGGCCACGCAAGAGCATGCTAGTTGTGTCCGAATTCATCGGGTGCTCGCCTTCGCTCAGTGGCGCCATTCGTGTTAACCCCTGGAACACTGAAGCAACTGCAGAGTCACTGAATGAGGCCATCTCGATGTCAGAGCGTGAAAAGCAGCTGAGGCATGAGAAGCATTACCGCTATGTAAGCACGCATGACGTCGCGTATTGGTCAAGGAGCTTCATCCAGGACCTGGAGAGGGCTTGCAAGGATCACTTCCGGAAGCCATGCTGGGGCATTGGATTGGGATTTGGATTCAGGGTGGTGGCCCTAGACCCAAATTTCGCAAAACTTAGTTTCGATTCAATCTTAATGTCTTATGGGAGATCCAAGAGCAGGGCTATATTTCTCGATTATGATGGTACATTGGTGCCACAGGCTTCTATCAACCAGAGACCAAGCGAAGAATTAGTGAGCATCATCAATACCCTTTGCTCGGATAGGAATAATATTGTTTTCATCGTTAGTGGAAGAAGCAAGGCTAGCTTGGCATCAATGTTCTCCTCGTGTCCAATGCTAGGCATCGCGGCTGAGCATGGTTACTTTTTGAG GTGGAATCGAGATGAAGAGTGGCAAATCAGTGCCCAGTCCCCAGATGTTGGGTGGATGCAAATGGCGGAGCCAGTGATGAATCTTTATACAGAAGCAACTGATGGATCCTACATTGAAACCAAAGAAACTGCATTGGTGTGGCACCATCGGGATGCTGACCAAGGCTTTGCATCTTCTCAGGCAAAGGAGATGCTTGATCACCTTGAAAGTGTACTAGTAAGTGAAGCAGTTGTAGTCAAGAGCGGCCAGTTCATTGTCGAAGTCAAACCTCAG GGTGTTAGCAAAGGTCTTGTAGCTGAGAAGATACTCACATCAATGAAGGAGAAAGGGCAACAGGCAGATTTTGTTTTATGCATTGGCGATGACAGGTCAGATGAGGATATGTTTGAAAACATTGCAGATGCCATGAAAAGGAGCATCGTTGCTCCGAAAACACCACTGTTTGCATGTACTGTGGGGCAGAAACCGAGCAAAGCTAAGTTCTACCTGGACGATACATATGAAGTAGTCAGTATGCTGAGCGCACTAGCAGAAGCTTCAGAGCCAGACCCGACAGACTTGGCAGATGACTTGGCTACATCAGTCTCCTCATTAGACATTGGTGACGAACAAATACAATTTGGTAATAGTATAGAAGGATCTTAG
- the LOC127327003 gene encoding gamma-glutamyl hydrolase 1 isoform X1, whose translation MASPLRLLLLLAFLAPSSSSAGPAVIRLPRAGACAAPDPALYDRPVIGIVTHPGDGASGRIDNGTSTSYIGASYVKFVEAGGARVIPLIYNEPEETILEKLSLVNGVLFTGGSVKKGLYFETIKKVFQYVLEKNDAGIHFPLFAQCLGFELVSMIVSEDNNILESFHASDQASTLQFPNYSSLKGSVFERFHPDLIKKLSTSCLVMQNHKYGISPKRLRENGALSSFFRILTTSPDENGEVYVSTVDAQKYPITCTQWHPEKAIFEWRKPMIPHSEDAVQVTQNFANYFISQARRSPNRPPADKVLDKLIYNYSPTFSGKTSKSFEEVYLFS comes from the exons ATGGCTTCTCCTCTCCGGCTGCTgctcctgctggccttcctcgccccctcgtcgtcgtcggcgggCCCGGCCGTCATCCGGCTGCCGCGCGCCGGGGCGTGCGCCGCGCCGGACCCCGCGCTCTACGACCGCCCCGTGATCGGCATCGTGACGCACCCGGGGGACGGCGCGTCCGGGAGGATCGACAACGGCACCTCCACCTCCTACATCGGCGCCTCCTACGTCAAGTTCGTCGAGGCCGGCGGCGCGCGCGTCATCCCGCTCATCTACAACGAGCCTGAGGAGACCATCCTCGAG AAATTGAGTTTAGTGAATGGTGTGCTGTTTACTGGTGGATCagtgaagaagggtttatatttTGAGACAATAAAAAAGGTGTTTCAG TATGTATTGGAAAAGAATGATGCAGGAATTCATTTTCCATTGTTCGCGCAGTGTCTTGGTTTTGAGCTTGTGAGCATGATTGTGAGCGAG GACAATAATATTTTGGAGTCATTCCACGCATCAGATCAAGCATCAACTCTTCAGTTTCCTAATTATTCTTCACTTAAGGGATCAGTATTTGAAAG ATTTCATCCTGACCTCATCAAGAAACTCAGCACCAGTTGTCTTGTCATGCAAAATCACAAA TATGGTATATCTCCCAAGAGACTGCGAGAGAATGGTGCTTTATCAAGTTTCTTCAGGATTCTGACTACATCCCCTGATGAAAATGGCGAG GTTTACGTCTCAACTGTAGATGCACAGAAATATCCGATTACTTGCACTCAGTGGCATCCTGAG AAAGCCATCTTTGAGTGGCGTAAACCAATGATTCCACACAGTGAGGATGCGGTACAGGTTACTCAAAATTTTGCCAACTATTTTATCAG CCAAGCCCGCAGGTCTCCCAACAGGCCTCCTGCCGACAAGGTGCTGGACAAGCTGATCTACAACTACAGCCCTACATTTTCCGGGAAAACCTC GAAATCCTTTGAGGAAGTGTACCTCTTCTCGTAA
- the LOC127327003 gene encoding gamma-glutamyl hydrolase 1 isoform X2, whose product MASPLRLLLLLAFLAPSSSSAGPAVIRLPRAGACAAPDPALYDRPVIGIVTHPGDGASGRIDNGTSTSYIGASYVKFVEAGGARVIPLIYNEPEETILEKLSLVNGVLFTGGSVKKGLYFETIKKVFQYVLEKNDAGIHFPLFAQCLGFELVSMIVSEDNNILESFHASDQASTLQFPNYSSLKGSVFERFHPDLIKKLSTSCLVMQNHKYGISPKRLRENGALSSFFRILTTSPDENGEVYVSTVDAQKYPITCTQWHPEPSPQVSQQASCRQGAGQADLQLQPYIFRENLEIL is encoded by the exons ATGGCTTCTCCTCTCCGGCTGCTgctcctgctggccttcctcgccccctcgtcgtcgtcggcgggCCCGGCCGTCATCCGGCTGCCGCGCGCCGGGGCGTGCGCCGCGCCGGACCCCGCGCTCTACGACCGCCCCGTGATCGGCATCGTGACGCACCCGGGGGACGGCGCGTCCGGGAGGATCGACAACGGCACCTCCACCTCCTACATCGGCGCCTCCTACGTCAAGTTCGTCGAGGCCGGCGGCGCGCGCGTCATCCCGCTCATCTACAACGAGCCTGAGGAGACCATCCTCGAG AAATTGAGTTTAGTGAATGGTGTGCTGTTTACTGGTGGATCagtgaagaagggtttatatttTGAGACAATAAAAAAGGTGTTTCAG TATGTATTGGAAAAGAATGATGCAGGAATTCATTTTCCATTGTTCGCGCAGTGTCTTGGTTTTGAGCTTGTGAGCATGATTGTGAGCGAG GACAATAATATTTTGGAGTCATTCCACGCATCAGATCAAGCATCAACTCTTCAGTTTCCTAATTATTCTTCACTTAAGGGATCAGTATTTGAAAG ATTTCATCCTGACCTCATCAAGAAACTCAGCACCAGTTGTCTTGTCATGCAAAATCACAAA TATGGTATATCTCCCAAGAGACTGCGAGAGAATGGTGCTTTATCAAGTTTCTTCAGGATTCTGACTACATCCCCTGATGAAAATGGCGAG GTTTACGTCTCAACTGTAGATGCACAGAAATATCCGATTACTTGCACTCAGTGGCATCCTGAG CCAAGCCCGCAGGTCTCCCAACAGGCCTCCTGCCGACAAGGTGCTGGACAAGCTGATCTACAACTACAGCCCTACATTTTCCGGGAAAACCTC GAAATCCTTTGA